Below is a genomic region from Burkholderia pseudomultivorans.
ACCTTCAGCCGCCGCGCGCCCGCGAGCCGCGCGCGCCACGCGTCGATTGCGCGCGCCTCGGCGCGCAGGTACGGCACCGACGACGCGAGCGTGTCCTGCTCCATGCCGAGCATCAACGGCAGCCCGATCAGCGGTACCTCGTAGTCGAACGCGGGAAGCGTGTCGATGTCGCCGCCCGCGCTGAACGCATCCGCATGCGCGCCGAGGCTGCGCTGCAGCAGCGTGCCGACCTGCGGAAAGGTATTCCACGCGAGCCGGCCGCCCTCGCGGTGCACGCGCTCGGCAAGCGGCGCGACGAAGCGGCAGAACTGCAGCACGTCGCCGAGGCCCTGCTCGCCCCACAGCAACAGCGTCTTGTCCTTCAGCGGCTCGCCCTGCCAGCGCGGGCCCGGCAGCGCCGGGCGGCGGCCGCGCAGCTCGCCCGCGCCGTCCCAGCGCGCTTCGTGGCCGCGCCAGCCGGCCGCGTAATCGCCGCGCACGAGCCGGATGATCGCGAGGTTGAAGCGAAACGACGCGTCGTCGGGCGCCAGTTCGCACGCGCGCGCCGCGTAGCGTTCGGCCTCGTCCCAGCGCTGGGCCTCCTTCATCGCCATCGCGACGTTGTTCATCGCCAGCGCGTTGTCGGGTGCGAGCTCGACGAGCCGCACCGCACTCGCGAGCGCGCCGTCCAGGTCGTGCGTTGCGAGCCGCGCGACGACCAGGTTGATCCATGCCTGCACGTCGCGCGCATCCGCGTGCACGGCCGCCTCGAGCAATGCGATCTCCTCGCCGCGATCGCCGCCCGACAGCCGCAGCGCGATCGCGAGGTTGTTGCGCAGCGACGGCCAGTCGGGCTCGATCGCGAGCACCGCGCGGTACGGCGCGACGGCGTCCGCGTGGCGACCGGCCATCTGCAGCGCGTAACCGTGGTTGAAGCGGACCGCCGCGCCCGGCAGCAAGCGCGCCGCGCACTCGGCGAGCGCCGTCGCGTCGGCCGTGCGCTGCCGCGCGACCAGCGCGGCCGTCAGCTGCACGAGCGCATCCGCATCGACCGCATGCAGATGGGCGGCGGCCGCGAGCCACAGTGCGCTCGCGTCGTGCTCGCCGCGCGACTGCGCGTCGGCGGCCCGCTCGAGCAGCGCCAGCAGCGGCGGCAACAGCGGAATCAGGAGGTCGTCGGAATCGTCCATGCGGTCGGAATCGGTAGTCGGGTGCGCGGCGCACGTCTCGCAATACGCGCATCTTAACGTCCGCGCGGCGCGTCTCGCGCCGTCCGTTCACGCGGCATCGAACCGCACGGCGCCGGACGCGTGCATACCGCGGCGAAACGGGGTCGCCGGCCCGGTCGGCAGCGTTCCGGCCGCATCCGCGCGCCGATCCGGTAAAATTGCGCGTTTCAGCACACTAACAAGCCGCGCCGCCGCGCGAGCCGCACCTCCGGGCCTGGCCCGGAACGCCGCCCGCAACGGAGCGCCAGCGCCACGAAGGCTCTTCATGCTTACGTTTCAGCAAATCATCCTGACGCTGCAGTCCTACTGGGACAAGCAGGGTTGCGCTCTGCTCCAGCCCATCGACATGGAAGTCGGCGCGGGCACCTCGCACGTCCACACCTTCCTGCGCGCGGTCGGCCCCGAGCCGTGGCGCGCGGCGTACGTGCAGCCGTCGCGCCGGCCGAAGGACGGCCGCTACGGCGAGAACCCGAACCGCCTGCAGCACTACTACCAGTACCAGGTCGTGCTCAAGCCGGCGCCGGAAAACATCCTCGACCTGTACCTCGGCTCGCTGGAAGCGCTCGGCTTCGACCTGAAGCAGAACGACGTGCGCTTCGTCGAGGACGACTGGGAAAACCCGACGCTCGGCGCCTGGGGCCTCGGCTGGGAAGTGTGGCTCAACGGCATGGAAGTCACGCAGTTCACGTACTTCCAGGAAGTCGGCGGCCTCGAATGCAAGCCGGTGCTCGGCGAAATCACCTACGGCCTCGAACGTCTCGCGATGTACCTGCAGAAGGTCGAGAACGTCTACGACCTGATCTGGACCGAGTGGGAGGAGCAAGGCCCGAACGGCCCCGAGATCCGCCGCCTCACGTACGGCGACGTGTATCACCAGAACGAGGTCGAGCAGTCGACCTACAACTTCGAGCATGCGAACGTCGACCTGCTGTTCACGTTCTTCAACAGCTACGAAGCGGAAGCGAAGAAGATGATCGACGCGCAGCTCGCGCTGCCCGCGTACGAACTCGTGCTGAAGGCCGGCCACACGTTCAACCTGCTCGATGCGCGCGGCGC
It encodes:
- the glyQ gene encoding glycine--tRNA ligase subunit alpha; the encoded protein is MLTFQQIILTLQSYWDKQGCALLQPIDMEVGAGTSHVHTFLRAVGPEPWRAAYVQPSRRPKDGRYGENPNRLQHYYQYQVVLKPAPENILDLYLGSLEALGFDLKQNDVRFVEDDWENPTLGAWGLGWEVWLNGMEVTQFTYFQEVGGLECKPVLGEITYGLERLAMYLQKVENVYDLIWTEWEEQGPNGPEIRRLTYGDVYHQNEVEQSTYNFEHANVDLLFTFFNSYEAEAKKMIDAQLALPAYELVLKAGHTFNLLDARGAISVTERAAYIGRIRALSRLVAQAYYDSREKLGFPMLGNPPGVPGLTTDAQDAAQPAWAPPLKVERKIDQD